One window of Pseudacidobacterium ailaaui genomic DNA carries:
- a CDS encoding ABC transporter ATP-binding protein: MSSVPEIIIEEKNGQKGPQPYIAFEHVSKSFGDHVVLDDVSFFVLPGETLCILGRSGVGKSVSLQHIMGFLKPDSGRILVAGEDICGYGEEQMQAIRRKVTMVFQNGALFDSLTVGENVAFPLRERGELREDQIQQIVNGLLEMVGVAEMKDLLPSDLSTGMKRCVAIARALAAQPDAILYDEPTTMVDPLIARLLGDLIQKLKHQLHLTSIVVTHDMRFAKKLADRVLFLHQGKSVFFGTMEEMEQSQEEVVRQFLELDELVLPEA, from the coding sequence TTGAGCAGCGTTCCTGAAATTATTATCGAAGAGAAGAACGGCCAGAAAGGGCCGCAGCCCTATATCGCCTTTGAGCATGTCTCCAAGTCTTTCGGAGACCATGTGGTGCTGGATGACGTCAGCTTTTTTGTCCTTCCGGGCGAGACGCTCTGTATTCTGGGGCGCAGCGGAGTAGGGAAATCAGTCTCACTCCAGCACATCATGGGATTTCTCAAGCCGGATTCCGGACGCATTCTGGTGGCCGGGGAGGACATCTGCGGATATGGCGAAGAGCAGATGCAGGCCATCCGGCGCAAGGTGACGATGGTTTTTCAGAATGGGGCGCTCTTTGACTCACTCACGGTCGGGGAAAACGTCGCTTTTCCGTTGCGGGAACGAGGAGAGCTGCGCGAAGACCAGATCCAGCAAATTGTGAATGGACTGCTGGAAATGGTGGGTGTTGCTGAAATGAAAGATCTTCTTCCTTCCGATCTCTCGACTGGGATGAAGCGCTGTGTTGCCATTGCGCGCGCCCTGGCGGCCCAGCCAGATGCCATTCTTTATGATGAGCCCACGACCATGGTAGATCCGCTGATTGCACGGCTGCTGGGGGACCTGATCCAGAAGCTCAAACATCAGCTGCACCTGACCAGCATCGTCGTCACGCATGACATGCGATTTGCCAAGAAGCTGGCGGACCGAGTGCTGTTTTTGCATCAGGGCAAGTCGGTCTTCTTTGGGACGATGGAAGAGATGGAACAATCGCAGGAAGAGGTAGTAAGACAGTTTCTTGAGCTGGACGAACTTGTCCTTCCGGAGGCGTAG
- a CDS encoding rhodanese-like domain-containing protein: MYSGFMLDFELTPFQLAEILKRPEREKTVLLDVREPGEYALARIEGSILMPMGEVPGRAHRELDPEAHIVTICHHGVRSMSVAVWLRNEGFEQAQSLRGGIDAWSRLVDPAVPRY, translated from the coding sequence ATGTATTCTGGCTTTATGCTGGATTTTGAGCTTACTCCCTTTCAACTGGCCGAAATTCTGAAGCGGCCCGAAAGGGAAAAGACAGTGCTGCTGGATGTGCGGGAACCCGGAGAGTATGCTCTTGCCCGGATTGAAGGCAGCATTCTCATGCCGATGGGAGAGGTGCCCGGACGAGCACATCGCGAGCTGGATCCGGAAGCACACATCGTAACGATCTGCCATCATGGAGTGCGATCCATGAGTGTTGCCGTCTGGCTGCGCAACGAGGGGTTTGAGCAGGCGCAGTCCCTGCGCGGCGGCATTGACGCCTGGTCGCGGCTGGTGGATCCGGCTGTGCCGAGGTATTGA
- a CDS encoding VanZ family protein, translated as MKKPALRLFLHWIPAMAGILVIVAESTIFFGAGNTSRWLLPVWQRLFGPVAPERWEVIHFYIRKTGHFVGYGLVSLGFFEGWRATFSPGKDWARLLVAAALPALFSTLLLAMWDEWHQSFLPGRTSSPVDVGIDFSGAVMAHLILLLVLTAVWKVRSSRASASSGAVPVVR; from the coding sequence ATGAAGAAACCGGCGCTGCGGCTTTTTCTGCACTGGATCCCGGCTATGGCCGGAATCCTGGTCATCGTGGCTGAATCTACCATTTTCTTTGGCGCCGGCAATACCAGCCGGTGGCTCCTGCCCGTGTGGCAAAGACTTTTTGGACCTGTCGCTCCGGAGCGATGGGAGGTCATTCATTTCTATATCCGCAAAACGGGGCATTTTGTGGGATACGGTCTGGTCAGCCTGGGCTTTTTTGAAGGCTGGCGAGCGACATTCTCTCCCGGAAAGGATTGGGCCCGGTTGTTGGTTGCAGCAGCACTCCCTGCTCTGTTCTCGACTCTGCTGCTTGCCATGTGGGATGAATGGCACCAGTCCTTCCTGCCCGGGCGGACCAGTTCTCCAGTAGACGTAGGCATTGATTTTTCCGGGGCCGTGATGGCCCATCTAATACTTCTGCTGGTGCTGACTGCGGTCTGGAAGGTCAGGTCATCCCGGGCCAGTGCCTCTTCCGGAGCAGTGCCGGTTGTGCGTTAA
- a CDS encoding dipeptidase, producing the protein MLTSAAYARTHAARFLEELKALLRIPSVSTLPEHKGDVRKAAEWLAAELKRIGMENVRLVETAGHPLVYADWLHAEGRPTALCYGHYDVQPPDPLEEWISPPFVPTERNGNLYARGAVDDKGQMYMHLKALESLFAAHQGRLPVNVRVILEGEEEVGGESIAKFIREHPEQLKADFALVSDTEMFAPELPTLCVGLRGMIYTEIEARGAKTDLHSGMYGGAAPNPFVALAQIIAQLKDKDGRILIPGFYDRVKAPDAEELKAWKRLPFDEEHYRKTEIGSLQLTGESGYSVLERTWARPTLDVHGMPGGFTGAGAKTVIPAKATAKISMRLVPEMTPQEAFSQYKRYVESLTPAGIELDVRLIHAGDPIVVGTENPYIQAATRALKQVWGTEAVFVRSGGSIPVVGDFERHLKVPTVMMGFGLPDDNLHAPNEKFHLANFYRGIESIITFFEELAK; encoded by the coding sequence ATGCTGACATCTGCTGCATATGCGCGCACCCATGCCGCGCGTTTTCTTGAAGAGCTAAAAGCGCTTTTGCGCATTCCTTCGGTTTCCACACTGCCGGAACACAAGGGCGACGTGCGCAAGGCCGCCGAATGGCTTGCCGCTGAGCTCAAGCGCATCGGAATGGAGAATGTCCGGCTGGTGGAGACCGCCGGTCATCCACTGGTCTATGCGGACTGGCTTCACGCTGAAGGCAGGCCGACGGCGCTCTGCTATGGACACTACGATGTGCAACCCCCGGACCCGCTGGAGGAGTGGATCTCCCCGCCCTTTGTGCCGACCGAACGCAACGGCAATCTCTATGCCCGCGGCGCGGTGGATGACAAAGGGCAAATGTATATGCACCTCAAGGCCCTGGAATCATTGTTTGCTGCCCATCAAGGACGGCTGCCGGTCAATGTCCGGGTGATTCTGGAGGGAGAAGAGGAGGTCGGAGGGGAGTCGATTGCAAAGTTCATTCGCGAGCATCCTGAGCAATTGAAGGCCGACTTCGCGCTGGTGTCAGACACAGAGATGTTTGCTCCGGAGCTGCCTACGCTCTGTGTGGGACTGCGCGGTATGATCTACACCGAGATTGAGGCGCGAGGTGCAAAAACGGACCTGCATTCCGGCATGTATGGCGGAGCAGCGCCAAATCCTTTTGTGGCATTGGCCCAAATTATTGCGCAACTGAAAGACAAGGACGGACGCATCCTTATTCCGGGATTTTATGACCGAGTCAAGGCCCCGGATGCGGAGGAACTGAAGGCCTGGAAGAGGCTGCCCTTTGACGAGGAACATTATCGGAAGACGGAAATTGGGTCTTTGCAACTGACTGGCGAGTCAGGCTATTCCGTGCTGGAACGGACGTGGGCGCGACCAACGCTGGATGTTCATGGTATGCCGGGAGGCTTCACGGGGGCGGGAGCAAAGACGGTCATACCGGCAAAGGCCACAGCGAAGATCTCTATGCGCCTCGTCCCTGAGATGACGCCGCAGGAGGCCTTTTCGCAATATAAGCGATACGTAGAGTCGCTGACGCCCGCGGGCATTGAACTGGATGTAAGACTCATCCACGCGGGGGATCCGATTGTCGTCGGTACTGAGAATCCATACATTCAGGCGGCAACCCGGGCGCTCAAGCAGGTCTGGGGCACTGAGGCGGTGTTTGTTCGCTCCGGGGGCTCGATTCCTGTGGTCGGTGATTTTGAGCGTCATCTGAAGGTCCCCACCGTGATGATGGGGTTCGGGCTGCCGGATGATAATCTGCACGCGCCGAACGAGAAGTTCCACCTGGCAAACTTTTATCGGGGAATTGAATCCATCATTACGTTCTTTGAAGAGCTGGCGAAGTGA
- the dnaX gene encoding DNA polymerase III subunit gamma/tau has protein sequence MSQDKRTALITALQSFFRLIMAYQVLARKYRPQRFSDVVGQEHVTRTLLNALEQGRIAHGYIFSGHRGIGKTTIARILAMALNCRSVAGSAERPTPEPCGVCDSCKEIRAGNAVDVIEIDAATNRGIDEIRELRDAARYRPARDKYKIYILDEAHQITDAAFNALLKTLEEPPEHVIFMMATTQPEDFPQTIRSRCQHFSFHAVRFEDILGQLRAIAEQENIAAGEDALALLAEAGDGSMRDALSIMDQAIASAPVLNGRPILDADRIRDLMGTVPNTVFERLLEAVSENNTSGVILQVHALLNAGNSPQALARQFVRYLRNVLMARIAGENSELLQISADERARAARSAMLFSEEDLTRFLQVMLRTYDELNYRQEQRFHLELGLVKLVHLQRLLPVEEFLSQMPSGSKSQPGGSALPRTASVPTHTLSAPSPARPTGPSRPAISPFEADRERKMSSESTAAAVSETPAAPRALTPLEITSQAAFKAPVSAISETPAATTEGTLALAPAATPSVDAAPETDLDRIHEAVCSALEEKGHNSAALLLDEGNWTLQGDTVQVEVTRTKTMIELTMTQEAEKIVRNTLRAISAPLKLSVVPGEKGGANGNSRPRRASGGSIQAVAMEHPLVKQALELFQAEVRSVLDLRDKK, from the coding sequence TTGAGTCAGGACAAACGCACGGCCCTCATCACAGCATTACAATCGTTTTTCAGACTCATCATGGCGTATCAGGTCTTAGCAAGAAAATATCGCCCTCAGCGGTTCTCTGATGTGGTCGGTCAGGAACACGTCACCCGCACCCTGCTCAATGCTCTGGAGCAAGGACGCATAGCCCACGGATACATCTTCAGCGGCCATCGCGGCATCGGCAAAACCACCATTGCGCGTATCCTTGCCATGGCCCTCAATTGCCGCTCTGTTGCTGGATCTGCGGAGCGGCCCACCCCGGAGCCGTGTGGCGTCTGCGATTCCTGCAAGGAAATCCGGGCCGGCAACGCCGTGGATGTAATTGAGATCGACGCAGCCACAAACCGCGGCATCGACGAAATCCGTGAGCTGCGCGATGCCGCCCGCTACCGTCCCGCGCGGGACAAGTACAAAATCTACATCCTCGACGAGGCCCATCAGATTACAGACGCCGCCTTCAATGCTCTTCTCAAGACCCTTGAAGAGCCGCCCGAGCATGTCATTTTTATGATGGCAACGACGCAGCCAGAGGACTTCCCTCAGACCATCCGCTCGCGCTGCCAGCATTTCAGCTTTCACGCCGTCCGCTTTGAGGACATCCTGGGCCAATTGCGTGCCATCGCCGAGCAGGAAAACATTGCTGCCGGAGAGGATGCCCTGGCCCTGCTCGCCGAGGCCGGTGACGGCTCCATGCGCGACGCGCTTTCCATCATGGACCAGGCCATTGCCTCCGCTCCGGTCCTCAATGGACGCCCCATCCTGGATGCAGACCGGATCCGCGATTTGATGGGCACAGTTCCCAACACCGTCTTTGAGCGCCTGCTTGAGGCAGTCAGCGAAAACAATACTTCCGGCGTCATTCTCCAGGTCCATGCACTGCTCAATGCCGGAAACAGCCCGCAAGCACTGGCCCGTCAGTTCGTCCGCTATCTCAGAAACGTCCTGATGGCGCGCATCGCAGGCGAAAATTCTGAGTTGCTGCAAATCTCTGCCGATGAGCGCGCCCGCGCAGCACGCTCGGCAATGCTCTTTTCTGAAGAAGACCTGACCCGCTTCCTGCAAGTCATGCTGCGCACTTACGATGAGCTGAACTACCGGCAAGAGCAGCGCTTCCATCTGGAACTGGGCCTCGTCAAACTGGTCCATCTGCAACGCCTGCTGCCGGTCGAGGAGTTCCTCAGCCAGATGCCTTCGGGAAGCAAGTCACAGCCAGGCGGCAGCGCCTTGCCAAGGACCGCCTCCGTCCCGACCCACACTCTGTCTGCACCTTCCCCGGCACGTCCCACCGGCCCATCGCGTCCAGCAATTTCTCCTTTTGAAGCCGACCGGGAACGAAAGATGAGCAGTGAAAGTACGGCCGCGGCAGTCTCCGAAACGCCTGCCGCTCCCCGTGCGCTTACGCCTTTGGAAATTACATCGCAGGCCGCCTTCAAAGCCCCTGTTTCTGCCATCTCAGAAACACCTGCTGCGACCACCGAAGGCACTCTGGCTCTGGCCCCGGCCGCCACTCCCTCAGTGGATGCAGCCCCGGAAACAGATTTGGACCGCATCCATGAGGCCGTCTGCTCGGCCCTGGAAGAAAAAGGACACAACTCCGCCGCTCTCCTTCTGGATGAGGGCAATTGGACCCTCCAGGGAGACACCGTTCAGGTCGAGGTCACACGGACCAAAACCATGATCGAGCTGACCATGACTCAGGAGGCAGAAAAGATTGTCCGGAATACTCTGCGCGCCATCAGCGCTCCGCTCAAACTCTCAGTGGTTCCCGGAGAAAAGGGCGGCGCCAACGGAAACTCGCGCCCCCGGCGCGCCTCCGGCGGCTCGATCCAGGCTGTGGCCATGGAACACCCTCTTGTCAAGCAGGCGCTGGAGCTCTTTCAGGCAGAGGTGCGTAGCGTCCTCGACCTCAGGGACAAAAAGTAG
- a CDS encoding lipocalin-like domain-containing protein yields the protein MAQAANFVGTWKLLDYAFLYDDGRVERPWGEEVAGYLLYSAEGYMSGNLSAARQSRSVERGRDGTSSRRRDYIAYAGPYTVGEETIIHHVEVSLFPNWLGTAQVRYHTLEGDKLVLRTPPVLSDEGRMAVQLIWQRVRASEVL from the coding sequence ATGGCGCAAGCGGCCAATTTTGTGGGTACATGGAAGCTACTGGACTATGCATTTTTGTATGACGATGGCAGAGTGGAAAGGCCCTGGGGCGAAGAGGTTGCAGGATATTTGTTGTATTCCGCCGAAGGCTACATGAGTGGAAATCTGAGTGCTGCCCGGCAAAGCCGCAGTGTGGAGAGAGGCCGGGACGGAACATCGTCGCGCAGACGCGATTATATTGCCTATGCCGGGCCTTACACTGTGGGAGAGGAAACCATCATCCACCATGTGGAAGTCAGTCTTTTCCCGAACTGGCTGGGAACGGCTCAGGTCCGATATCACACGCTGGAAGGCGACAAGCTGGTACTGCGGACCCCACCGGTGTTATCGGACGAGGGAAGAATGGCCGTGCAGCTCATTTGGCAGCGGGTGAGGGCTTCAGAAGTCCTCTAG
- a CDS encoding LptA/OstA family protein, whose protein sequence is MTITIKRLRVLIVALACLLLAVVSGFLVYARYRVRHIGKDLPAKLGMNIQRTANGFTYSQSQKGHTLFTIHASRLVQFSSDGHATLHDVAITLYGPPGTNREDHVYGSDFDYDQKNGIASAKGEVQIDLESPEGQGEGEEEAERGTIHVKARGMVFNQKTGIASTDQFVEFYLPKAAGQAVGASYDSKQGVLILDRQVELTSSDNGEPAIVHAAHAQLLRDSRQAFLLDAEAEFRNTHSKADQAIVYFRKDGSAEKIDARGNVHLITDSGAESVCQTTTIHLDAKSQPLQALMGGGINFTDHDPLRTMHGNAVEGTLDFGANSTLKHAQFRNAVSFVEQQKLVDDPNGSTTRQIQATKLDVDFAPGPDKSAVAQKALATGSAVATFRSIPSKGSEQNTVVSGDQLLATLEGGRTVRQLDGTGNTKIVDTAKDGTVNTTSGDTLHMTFANMAKAHAETQRQKRAAQKDHDMENAGIETAIQEGHVVLTQVPPKSKKDASVLQASALRAEYHAADQVVHLIGNPHVNNGEIDLTAQVIDYHRDSGDATATGSVKATDLQTNGKQQAQGAMLGGQGLTHILADQAELHHASGDSIFRGNARMWQQTGNMVSAPVLVLSQSQQTLKAYGEAGEIAPVNTAIASVMGSKKQQGVVRVRSRMLVYSDKERRGDFTGDVVAIAPDGTIRADRAQFFLESAEKKPSGSTQQSQQSQIEKIVATGHVLLTQPGRKGEGEQLVYTAADGRYVLTGTSSNPPYIVDAAQGTTTGAALIFNDQDDSVEVSGGASAAVTRTHTRK, encoded by the coding sequence ATGACCATCACGATCAAGCGGCTGCGGGTGCTCATCGTGGCCCTAGCATGTTTGCTGTTGGCGGTGGTCAGCGGTTTTCTGGTGTATGCTCGATATCGCGTCCGCCACATTGGCAAAGACCTCCCGGCAAAGCTGGGCATGAACATCCAGCGGACAGCCAACGGATTTACCTATTCCCAGTCGCAAAAGGGCCACACGCTGTTTACCATCCACGCCTCCAGGCTAGTGCAGTTCAGCAGCGATGGCCATGCCACTCTGCATGATGTGGCGATTACGCTGTACGGCCCTCCGGGAACAAACCGCGAAGACCACGTCTATGGCAGCGACTTTGATTATGACCAGAAAAATGGAATCGCCTCAGCCAAAGGTGAGGTGCAGATTGATCTGGAATCTCCGGAGGGGCAGGGCGAAGGCGAGGAGGAGGCTGAGAGAGGCACAATCCACGTGAAGGCGCGGGGTATGGTTTTCAATCAGAAGACCGGCATCGCCAGCACGGACCAGTTTGTGGAGTTTTATTTGCCCAAGGCCGCAGGTCAGGCCGTCGGTGCCAGCTATGACTCCAAACAGGGAGTATTGATACTTGACCGGCAGGTGGAGCTGACATCGAGTGATAATGGCGAGCCTGCCATTGTTCACGCTGCCCACGCGCAGCTGCTAAGGGATTCGCGTCAGGCTTTTCTGCTTGATGCAGAGGCCGAGTTCCGCAACACGCATAGCAAGGCCGACCAGGCAATTGTGTATTTCCGCAAGGATGGTTCGGCGGAAAAGATAGACGCCCGGGGTAATGTCCATTTGATTACGGACAGTGGTGCGGAATCGGTCTGCCAGACTACGACCATCCACCTGGATGCAAAGAGCCAGCCGCTACAGGCGCTGATGGGAGGAGGAATCAATTTTACCGACCACGATCCTTTACGCACGATGCACGGCAACGCGGTCGAAGGTACGCTGGACTTCGGAGCGAATTCCACACTGAAACATGCGCAGTTCCGAAACGCGGTCAGTTTTGTGGAGCAACAAAAGCTGGTGGACGATCCGAACGGATCGACGACGAGGCAGATCCAGGCGACGAAGCTGGATGTGGACTTTGCTCCCGGGCCGGACAAGAGTGCGGTCGCGCAAAAAGCGCTGGCCACCGGAAGCGCTGTAGCCACATTCCGCAGCATTCCATCCAAAGGAAGCGAGCAGAACACTGTGGTGAGTGGGGACCAGTTGCTGGCCACGCTGGAGGGCGGACGTACGGTCCGTCAACTAGACGGTACAGGGAACACAAAGATTGTGGACACGGCCAAAGATGGCACGGTGAATACGACTTCTGGCGATACGCTGCACATGACCTTTGCAAATATGGCCAAGGCCCACGCCGAGACCCAGCGGCAAAAAAGAGCTGCACAGAAAGACCATGATATGGAGAATGCCGGGATTGAGACCGCCATTCAGGAGGGTCATGTTGTCCTGACGCAGGTCCCTCCGAAGAGCAAAAAGGACGCATCCGTGCTGCAAGCCTCAGCGCTGCGGGCCGAGTATCACGCTGCCGATCAGGTCGTCCACCTTATCGGGAACCCGCATGTGAACAATGGCGAGATAGACCTGACGGCGCAGGTGATTGACTACCATCGCGATTCTGGGGATGCGACCGCAACGGGCAGTGTGAAGGCCACCGATTTGCAAACAAATGGAAAGCAGCAGGCGCAAGGTGCGATGCTTGGTGGCCAGGGACTGACACATATCTTGGCCGATCAAGCAGAGTTGCACCACGCCTCCGGAGACAGTATCTTCCGTGGAAATGCAAGGATGTGGCAGCAGACTGGAAATATGGTTTCAGCACCGGTCCTCGTGCTTTCCCAGAGTCAGCAGACGCTCAAGGCCTATGGTGAAGCCGGCGAGATTGCCCCGGTCAATACAGCCATTGCCTCAGTCATGGGGTCAAAAAAACAGCAGGGCGTGGTACGCGTCAGGAGTCGGATGCTCGTCTATTCTGACAAAGAGCGTCGCGGCGATTTTACCGGAGACGTGGTGGCCATTGCTCCAGACGGGACCATCCGCGCCGACCGCGCCCAATTTTTTCTGGAATCGGCGGAGAAAAAGCCGTCGGGCAGCACACAGCAAAGTCAGCAGTCGCAGATTGAAAAGATTGTCGCCACCGGGCATGTATTGCTGACGCAGCCCGGGAGAAAGGGAGAAGGTGAGCAACTGGTGTACACCGCCGCCGACGGGCGCTATGTGCTGACCGGTACTTCGTCAAATCCGCCGTATATCGTGGACGCAGCGCAGGGCACAACGACGGGAGCAGCGTTGATTTTCAATGACCAGGATGATAGCGTCGAGGTGAGTGGCGGGGCGTCCGCGGCGGTCACCAGAACGCACACGCGAAAGTAA
- the lptB gene encoding LPS export ABC transporter ATP-binding protein, with translation MQKLSTDGIGKSYKGRQVVRGVDLEISQGEVVGLLGPNGAGKTTSFYMIVGLVSPDTGRILADGEDITRVPMYLRARQYGISYLPQEPSVFRKLTVEENILAVLEVQSLTPELRRARTEKLLDQLNLGHIRKTRGYALSGGERRRVEIARCLCIQPSFILLDEPFSGIDPIAVLDLQEIIYDLKASGIGVLITDHNVRETLSVTDRAYIINEGRIFRHGTPEQLGSDPEVRRVYLGEGFSLN, from the coding sequence ATGCAGAAATTGTCTACCGATGGAATCGGAAAGTCTTATAAAGGCCGTCAGGTCGTCCGCGGCGTAGACCTCGAAATTTCCCAGGGTGAGGTAGTGGGACTGCTTGGTCCCAATGGCGCGGGAAAGACAACCTCGTTTTACATGATCGTCGGATTGGTGTCGCCTGACACAGGACGCATTCTTGCAGATGGTGAGGACATCACACGGGTCCCGATGTATTTACGCGCGCGTCAGTATGGAATCAGCTATCTGCCACAAGAGCCATCGGTATTTCGCAAGCTTACCGTGGAAGAGAACATTCTGGCTGTGCTTGAGGTGCAGTCGCTCACGCCGGAGCTGCGGCGTGCCCGTACGGAGAAGCTGCTGGACCAGTTGAATCTGGGGCACATTCGCAAAACACGAGGATATGCACTTTCCGGGGGAGAACGGCGGCGTGTGGAGATCGCCCGCTGCCTGTGCATTCAACCCTCTTTCATCCTGCTGGACGAGCCGTTTTCCGGCATTGACCCGATTGCGGTGCTGGATCTACAGGAAATTATTTATGACCTGAAGGCGAGCGGGATTGGGGTGCTGATTACCGATCACAATGTGCGCGAGACCCTCTCGGTAACAGACCGGGCCTACATCATTAATGAGGGCCGCATCTTCCGGCATGGTACTCCGGAGCAACTGGGCAGTGACCCAGAGGTGCGGCGGGTATATCTGGGCGAGGGCTTTTCTTTGAACTAA
- a CDS encoding 3-deoxy-7-phosphoheptulonate synthase, protein MFYPTNNLRIQATKVVLPPVFLQEEIPVTEKASATVFQARHEISAILNGQDRRLVVVVGPCSIHDPKAAREYAGLLKGAIAEFSQDLMIVMRLYFEKPRTTLGWKGLINDPHLDESFRINDGLRIARHLLVDLAGMGVPAGTEFLDMISPQYVAELVSWGAIGARTTESQVHRQLASGLSCPVGFKNGTSGNVQIAIEAIVSAGHPHTFLGTSETGQSAILFTAGNPDCHIILRGGRQTTNYDAASVATTAEQMEKAGIKPRIMIDCSHANSGKDHRKQGAVCRNVAGQIAAGDRRIMGVMLESNLVAGAQQLVPGKPLVYGQSITDACIDWQETYQLLGELAAAVRARG, encoded by the coding sequence ATGTTTTATCCCACGAATAACTTACGTATTCAGGCAACCAAGGTTGTGCTTCCTCCCGTGTTTTTGCAGGAGGAGATCCCGGTCACAGAAAAAGCAAGTGCAACGGTATTTCAGGCACGCCATGAGATTTCCGCGATTCTGAATGGACAGGACCGGCGTCTGGTGGTGGTAGTCGGGCCTTGCTCTATCCATGATCCAAAGGCAGCGCGTGAGTATGCCGGCCTGCTGAAAGGGGCCATCGCAGAGTTTTCCCAGGATCTGATGATCGTGATGCGGCTCTATTTTGAAAAACCCCGGACGACGCTCGGGTGGAAAGGGCTGATCAATGACCCACATCTGGATGAGTCGTTTCGCATCAATGATGGGTTGCGTATAGCGCGCCATCTGCTGGTGGACCTTGCGGGAATGGGGGTGCCTGCTGGGACGGAATTTCTGGACATGATTTCGCCTCAATATGTGGCCGAGCTGGTAAGCTGGGGCGCGATCGGGGCGCGCACTACGGAAAGCCAGGTGCATCGCCAGCTTGCATCCGGATTGTCGTGTCCGGTGGGCTTTAAGAATGGGACCTCAGGAAATGTGCAAATTGCCATTGAAGCGATTGTTTCAGCCGGTCATCCCCACACCTTTCTCGGGACTTCAGAGACTGGCCAGTCGGCAATCTTGTTTACTGCAGGGAATCCGGACTGCCATATCATTCTTCGCGGCGGACGCCAGACGACCAACTATGACGCGGCTTCCGTGGCGACGACGGCTGAGCAGATGGAAAAAGCCGGGATCAAGCCACGCATCATGATCGATTGCAGTCATGCAAACAGCGGTAAGGACCACCGGAAACAGGGGGCCGTATGCCGCAATGTTGCCGGACAGATTGCCGCAGGAGATCGGCGCATCATGGGCGTCATGCTGGAGAGCAACCTGGTAGCGGGAGCACAGCAACTGGTTCCGGGCAAACCCTTGGTATATGGGCAGAGTATTACGGATGCCTGCATTGACTGGCAGGAGACATACCAGCTTCTCGGCGAGCTAGCGGCTGCGGTAAGGGCCAGGGGATAG
- a CDS encoding molybdenum cofactor guanylyltransferase encodes MNAYVLAGGRSTRMGRDKALVAYRGRPLVERAVHLLREAGLEAWIAGSRPDLQSFAPFVPDRYRECGPLGGIEAALSTGKSEWNLFLAVDMPLMTAAFLRYLKERVSITEAYATIPTMAGRPMPLCAVYHCELLGGIRRALDSGEYRVVRAVMEAAGSNLDLFSAEAVIAVRKDLTKNCKGATLAHRWFKNVNTTADLAQIVEREGDFCGEKQEEA; translated from the coding sequence GTGAACGCATATGTCCTGGCAGGAGGGCGTAGCACCCGCATGGGGCGGGACAAGGCCCTTGTCGCCTACCGGGGCCGTCCGCTGGTTGAGCGCGCTGTTCATCTTTTGCGGGAGGCGGGGCTGGAAGCCTGGATTGCTGGTTCGCGACCCGATCTGCAATCCTTCGCTCCTTTTGTTCCAGACCGATATCGGGAGTGTGGACCGCTGGGAGGCATCGAGGCAGCTCTGAGCACTGGGAAGAGTGAGTGGAACCTGTTTTTAGCTGTAGACATGCCACTGATGACAGCGGCCTTCCTCCGCTACCTGAAGGAGCGTGTAAGCATCACAGAAGCATATGCGACCATCCCAACGATGGCAGGGCGGCCAATGCCTCTGTGTGCGGTCTATCACTGCGAACTGCTGGGCGGAATCCGCAGGGCGTTAGATTCCGGAGAATACCGGGTGGTCCGCGCAGTGATGGAGGCAGCGGGCAGCAATCTGGACCTTTTCAGTGCTGAAGCTGTGATTGCTGTGCGAAAGGACCTGACGAAAAATTGCAAAGGCGCGACGTTGGCCCATCGATGGTTTAAGAATGTAAATACGACAGCCGACCTGGCGCAGATTGTTGAAAGAGAAGGGGATTTCTGCGGGGAGAAACAAGAAGAGGCCTGA